Part of the Benincasa hispida cultivar B227 chromosome 12, ASM972705v1, whole genome shotgun sequence genome is shown below.
actaaacattttgtggtccggtcttatacaaactcttttgtataggatacccccgctcagatgtctccacatgaatgagtaggatcagatcatttgtagcattttacaacacttgtaacatctacaaagcgagctgtatctgtagtgtcaccaggataacgttttccttttttatccatatactacagaccatttaggttatcacttgaggcacgatccacttgtatgtctccacatacatgcttaagttacaacgataactagggatcttagtttattggtttgtggttaatgcaattaaaatatcttatatttcatagacagtagtaaataaaatatctcatattattacatcacaaatgtttggtttacaaactataggatcatacgagatttagggcatcaaccccaatactcTTGTGGGTAAGGAGCTCCCAAGACAGTGAATAAAACAACACCCCTGGCTGCTTCTAAGGTATCCAAATTTTGTGCTGCCAATGTCGTTTCTGATGTTCAATGTCACACTGTCTTAGCCATGTGGGAAACtatatataagaaaatcatGCGTACTCCTTTCGAGAAGTTCCTTTGTCtagaaaaagaaactcacgagaTATTTGTAGCAGTTTCCTACATTTGTGGTGCCAACCTTCCCCCTCTTAGAAAACTCGTAGatgaatattttcaaaatgtaggGAAATAAAATAGGTTCCAATCGTCATTTTCTTCTCAATTGACCCAGACAAGTAAAAGCCAATGTCTGGAGGAGGCCAAGTTTAACCTAGAGAAGTTATTGTATGACGAAAGTAGTACCCTTGCTAAGAGAGAAGTACTACTAGAGCGTGATTCTCAAGCCAtcgaagaagaggaaaaattgTTAGCGAGGTTGGGAGCTATCAAAACTGAATGAGTCGAAATATCCAAGCTGATCTTCGAGAATAAAAATCTTTTGAATCAACATAAGCTTGACGCCTAGAAAATGCGAGAGACTATAAACAATATTGAGActactttagtttttttttataaagatgtCACGACTTTAGATATATTACATAAAATGTTAGAAGCCATGCAGCAAAAACGGAGAACTACAACTGGGTACCATGATTCAATGTTATCCGCCTTATTTAGCTAAACATGCGTCAGTGAAGTGGCTTCAAGAATTTTGTAATTCTGAACTCTTTTAGTTGCTGGATTTGTTTATTGTAGTGTCAAGAAACTTTCTCTTACATGGaagacacttttttttttttaatgacaaATTCCAGTGCTAGAAGTTTCTTTTAAGTTTCCACTTTTTATGCGATTGAACTTAAAGTTCTTTAAGTTGCTGACGTACTTTTCATAACATAGTTCATAAGTTTTTTGGGTCattcaccttttaagctcatgcgggcCAAGAGCAACATATAGTTTATACTCTTACGAtaaatagtgtttttttttacatttatcaAGCATAAAATTTCTTAAGAAACTTGTCGTTGATTGGGTCAATTCTTAATTTGTATTGATCAACGATCTTGTATGCCCCATTTGTGTAGACCTCTTTGACGATATAGGGTCCATCCCATTTAGGTGTGAACTTATTTCTCGTATGTTTCGTCCTGATAATGGGTATTCTTACAGCAAGCACCAGATCACTGACTTGAAATGATCGAGACTTCACGTGCTTATCAAAGGCTTTAGACATTCACGCTTGGTAACATTCCAATGCTTATTGAGCTTCCAATCGTCTTTCATCAAGTGCTTCTAACTTTTGAAGACATAACTTAGCATTGTCTTCTGTAGTCAATCCCTTTTGCACCGCTATCCTTAATGACGGAATTTCTCTTTCGAAAAGGAGGGAAACTTCTACTCCATAGACAAGAGTGTATTGTGTGACTTCTGTAGGGGTACGATGAGTGGTTCAATAAGCCCATAATGCCTTACTGATCTTCTCTTGCCAATCTCTCTTTAACTTAGAGACAATTTTCTTTAGCAAGTTACACAATGTTTTGTTGAATGCCTCTGCCAACCCATTTACAACAGCGTTGTACATGGATGACTTGAACTGCTTGAACTTGAACTTCTCACACAACCTGTCCATTAAGCAATTGGAGAACTAGCTCCCATTATCTGTCACAATTCAATGGGGGATACCGTATCGATAGATGATGTGAGTGTAGATAAAGTCTACCACATTTTGTTTCTAAGCATCTTTTAAGGAAATGGCCTCAGTCCACCTTGAAAAGTATTCAGTGGCTGCGAGGATGTAAGAATATCCTACTGATGACTTAGGTGTTATAGGGCCAACAAGATCAACTCCCCATGCTTCAAAAGGTCATGAAGCTATAGTCGGATGCAGAAGCTCGGACGGTTGATGAATGAAGTTTGCATGGTATTGACAAGCCTCACAATTTTTTGCATACTCCATCGAATCTTAGATCATTCTTGGCTAATAGTAATCTGTTAGGAAACTAATCCTTGAAATTCTTTATTAACATAACAGGTTGGCACAATCTTCTAGAATATCAATTGAACGATGGATGACTTCTTTATTAAGTGATGAGAGTCAAACAAGACTAAACGGTTGCTTACAGTtattactcgatcgtttaccaaactctaaatgatcgtttacaagTTCTACACGGTCGCTCAgtattactaaatgatcgcttaccagtttctatatgatcgcctatcaatttctatacgattgcctacccaatgctacacgatcaccgaccaaatgctacacgatcgcctagtagAAGTAGACAATGAACAACACACTGCAATGACCTCTCCGCGACAGAGACTTccaaactcccactctcgagagctctccttCCTCACTTGTGATATTCAGACTTTGCTACCCCCTTCTAGTTTCTTCCTTCATTTTAAACCTCAACTTCTCGCAACAGTCCTTCGACAATACTCTTAACGATTCAACCAAATCCGACttcctcttttcctttttttattctttgtatATTTCGTTTGATATTGGCAGACATAAGTGGAGTCCTAATCTAACATCTCAACCTCTCTCCCCCCCCGCCCCCACACTTTTACCTTGTTTCTCAAGTAAAGTTATGTTAACAACTCTTTTACACTCTTCATTTTCTCTGAATTACCCTCACATGCTCTCTCCATGATCAAGTACTGCCGCTAGCGTGCCTCAATCTTTATTTCGTCGACATATATTTTCAGACCTAACCCTTTGCCTTATGTCAGACTTGGATTCTGCTTGCAGAGTAATCTTCCAACCCTCGTGAACGAATATATTGTTAGGTCTCCAATCGACCTATGTTTTCCCCAAAGAAGTGTACCCATTGCATCTTCACAAAATCACGTACACCTAATTGCCAACTCCTAATGGGAATGAAACTATCATGCACTCTACACATATATCTCGCCAGTTATCATTTCCAACGAGTAGTTTCCATATCCCAAAATTATTTCGTATTTGGTCGTGGTTGTGACGTTCAACTGCAGACGATTCGCTAGACCCTTTATTATGAAGTTATGTGTAGATCCACAGTCAATCAATACCACTGCCGATTCTCCTTTGATATCCCCTCTAATCTTCATTGTTCGTGGGTTCGTCAATCCCAAAACTGAGTTCACAGACAGTTTAGCAATAGGTGAAatttctgttgggttttatgttctaaaactcatggtttgtaaacattagaacttattatgagaattcaataaagttgttgttgaatatattgtttttcagaaatccaataaacccaagtcccttgactattatatgagtacttgaactttatgtggagacatacaagtggatcaggttcgagtaaatagtcaaaatgatctatagtatatgaataaggttgggtaccttattcttgtaatactattggatgcaacctactctatagttgttagaaagtgttgtaaagtgctacatacgaagtgatcctaattcgtgcatgttgagacatgaggagtggaggtgtcctgtgcaaatgagttttgtgcaagatcagaccatgaaacctgtcactcttactttataacgctgtttactatttaagactgacaatttcgaagagatgacctaggtaacttaaccttaatactgagctaactatgaacttctatttattcaggattatcctttgatctgtaaacGATGAGAGTAGACAAATTGCCTTTGCTCAATaagtttaccattttggggataagaccggatgaatagctgggaacatagggtgcaagagggaattcactcctactcgattagggttagtagggaggttgttccctttaagtgctgattctgggtcttgaacaagaggcctcaccctctcattggcctgagagggattccatttgttgattggatcacaaatcaattgttcattaggggatcagtggaacttaaagaacaagaggtaatttcggggttaaaacagagattcaacctagccgttattatgagcaacctgtgaagggttaacttactaatcatggttatatcgagtggacataatatatctacagtgaggggagtttagctatgggctttagtagaatcacccattagttaacgaatgggggttagattggtccaatgagtttagccgattaatctcggatcgttggagcccatgatttgtagatccacgaggttcccctactagcttgtaaatgggtatgctttagggtagcttgagaagttaatttgaaatgttcaaattaaatggaacaagagaataaatatttaaatatgatttaaatatataaagatgattattgcgcaaaaattaatttaatatttgatattaaattaattaactttttaaattaatttatgaaactaatttaataaaatcattttttgaatgaaaatgatttaaaattcattttttgttttaaaaataaaatggaaattcgttTTGCATGGCATAAAGTGGAAAAAGGTTTTTCTCCATTataatcatctttatgctcacacacaaaccatgatattttctactttgattctccatgcatgagctgcaagccatgcactccatctctttaaatgttcatcttaatatataaagaagattggagtttttGTAGAAGTAGAggaatataaaattttgagagaaaaatttcggtgaagaagaagttgtcttcttcaacttgctgctgtgagcttcccttgtttctccacatctacaagctgttcttgagtcccacaactttgCATAAAGCTCCAAGaacatagtagggaaggctttgaggtggttcacattgatatcaagtgaagacggCAGCTGAACAGAcgattttcttgaagagttcttcaaaggtatgttctgaaaatccatttttatgaacaacatgctttagtttttgccaaaattagttaattagaatgcttatggatccttgatacttccgctgcatgttgttaAACTCTAACAATTGGTACCAGAGCCAGGTTTTAAGCTTTCAATCCAGTCTAATTTTTgcaaggtgggtgttttttcatgagatatatgaaactgatacACTACTATGGTTTTCtctgttttggcattttaattctctttaatttctcaattaaatttgtaattggctcttgtttgatgagcattTAACAAGAgtatgtaatttatttggagttattagagttgaaattaagatgtaattgaagaaacaagcgaaggaggtcgagctgctgttccagagttttcagcttctgcttaaATCTGTTGCTGAGGTCtagttgctaaatgatcgtttagctctagacGTTACACAATGAGAAGAAAagctatatgatcatttagtaatatGCGCTGGttgttgtgatgttgaatgctaaacgatcgtgtacctatgGGAGCTAAGCGCTGCGTTCATTTGCTATACAATAGCATTACCCGATCATTTAGTTTTATAAGTGGGAACTAGACGATACGttgattttgctaaacaatggcactatatgatcgtttagcaacgatgcaCGCTAAACGATACGATGAAATGCTATGCAATAGCACTAAACGTTCGTTTGGTCGCggatctaagcgatcgtgtagataaatgTTATGTgatgcgatgatgttctatacgatggagctatacgatcatttagctgcAGCGGATACTAAAGGATGACTTGAATGTGCTGGGCGAtggtgttatgcgatcgtttagtactatGCGATGGAGCTAAATGATTGCACTACGAtggaactaaatgatcgtctagtcctatgcgataaagctaaacgatcgtctagtttccaatgaatactaagcgatcgtgtacttcctctcaacccaAGGCGACGACGCTAGATGATTACCTCCAAACGCTACACGATCGACCTTAGCAGCATATTAAGGTTAGACTGAGAGTAACCGGTTCGACCGGTTTACTCAAGGTTCAATCCAGTTCAACTTCAAATGGTTgtggttggtccggttcagactcgTCCAACCCGGTTCAAGTTGTTTTGGATTTGGTTTGGAGTGGTTTGAGTGGTTCAAAGACGATTatgaagctgtttgtaatagttagctatttgtttgcttgtttatgccaaaacaaaaaccataacaattagtatttaattgtttatgaatgagatgtatgtgataattaaatcaattcataTATATGCATACAATATGCCAAGTAGATTTAACCTGCATTgacagtatgttataattgttatgatatatagtatgcatgttaaggttatgtttaatataatagttatattagataccaTTGTTATTTGTCGTGGATGTTTaacatgtctaaattttgtaagccgttataaaattggttagacgtttaaaatccataacaaagaacagttgcatgctcacttaggttaaccacttgttttaatagttaaaataggtcgttaaacttgtagaACTAggattacaaactcaaccgatatataatcctgttgaaggctgggggtatttaagttgacggtctacggaatacctcctacctggggattatagccgaataattgagcgttagtaatcggttttatgagcattcgtgagcgatgtgagataataaaatggtttatcacctagacattgtaggttaaatccaattataagagttatatttggataaattacttagacttatgttgtatgaaattaggcgtctaacctaagtataaatatacccaaacatttagaacacttcagtgggagaataaaagttattaactCTCACGTCttcaagagttcacactgtgagatccatactcggcttcttgtcgattttacctcgactgcttcatacaaaaaatgtttgcatgggtcaataacaaagtgaatgggggaagtcgttcatagtaagtgggtgaaggacatgtgtcaacattgtcctatggtctcctccattaatttgaaccgcgagattcttatgttgtgcctgctGTCATTTTTCATGTGGcattagctagtcgttaactGCAGCGATtcctacggagggttgtaacataggatttggaacaacccaggcttcaaaaaaataaatagggccttatagttccgtcttgggtattttcttctattttggagTCATACTTATACCATTCTGTAAGATATGAAAATGGCAGGTCTACACTTAtaagacttactaagtgttagtaatgatcttgaccgaaaacgataactaaatgactataggaatatgagttattctggagatagtatttggtcaggaactgtcttgcttttgtgaaggaattcttaactgccccacggtagcatttgttctaaatcacttaagtatcgttacaaaaataatgattatgggtacattatcactttgctaaaacttgattagaTTTAAAAGCAAATTcacttataatatttttttataattttagaataaTGAGTTCTATTATACAATTGCTGGCTTCAGACAAACTGATTGGGTACAATTATGTaaactggaaatcaaatttgaatataatacACACGATAGACGATTTTAGATTTGTCTTAACGGAGGAATATCCTCTCATTCCTAGCTTAAATACCAACTGAACTGTTCGGGAAACGTTTGATAAATGGATCAAGGAtaatgataaagcccgtgcttatattCTTGCCAGTCTGTCTAACGTTTTGATGAAAAAACACGAGGGTATGAACattgccaaagagattatggaatctctaagaGGGATGTTTAGACAGCCGTCCCTCACCatgaggcatgatgctatcaaatacgtttacaacagtcgcatgaaagaggggaccaatgttcgtgaacatgtcctggacatgatggtccactttaatgtggctgaaGTGAACAATTCTATGAtggatgagagaagtcaagttggctttattctagaatctcttccgaagagttttctgtaGTTTTGTACCAATGCCTTGATAAATAAAATCGAATACAACTTGACAACTCTACTTAATGAGCTGCAGGTTTTTCAGACCATGTTGAGAACTAAAGGTCTGGAACCAGtaccagaagtaaatgttgtttctgttgagaagagaggaatgtccttcAAGCCTGAAGTTGCCTCGTCTTCACAGACTTAGAATATTCCAGCGAAGAAAGACAATGGGAAAGGAAAAAATCCTGTTGGTGAGAAGAGTAAGAAAACCATTGTAgagaaaggaaaatgtttccactgcaacgagctggggcactggaagagaaatttcCCTAAATATCTTGtagagaagagagcagagaaaggaAAACAAGCTGCTTAAATCCTGGAGACCGTTTGCTCAGCTCATCTAGTAGGAGAAGTTGCTGATGAAGATGTATATTACCTGCTTTTGTTAAACCTTGTAATGAAccttttgtacatatttttttgttatgaatgaaatgtttttctaaaaaattatgtttgttctagcaacttctattaagaatcaaattgttaatagCCATCaacaaatattcagatatttaaatgagtaagatcgaagtataatgaatttaagatttctacctctgactgttaacaagatTTGTTAAGGTAGGTCAGACCATCTTAATCAAAGTTGAGAGTACCTTAATGTAGTGGGAGGTAAATGTGTTTCCTAGctattattgagaaaaagatgaTTTTCCCATAAGAAACCTATCTgtatactaatatgtttacaatgattctctcggctaaagtgtttaagaatcatctagtaagactagaaataccagagattaataacctagggcaagtggaagaaataTCAGGTATGAGATACCAAATGGCAAAAACCATgcgtatgtgatgccctagtttattgtatttctctataaaactcagaaatttagtcttatatatcggatatataagttaccactagagttttagtccaagtgggagtttgttgggttttatgtcctaaaactcgtggtttgtaaacattagaacttattctgagaattcaataaagttgttattgaatatattgagCTTTCGTCAAccatgttaggaattcacgagaaaatgagcttgcgtcgatcagcatgttgaatctcagctaacctgtTATTTTGctttattatgcgttcaatgttttatttttgtagctaaaacagGAATTGGACGCAAACGTGGAAACCGGACCACTgcatagacgatcgcatgcggagaaacactccatcgcaaggtcGAACACATCGATCACcaatggatgttgcggtaatcagccgtatgcgtccatcgcgtGGGATTTGCGCTCGCCTAGCGATTatggtcatcgtgtagagttgcggtattaaacGAATGCGGTCATTAAATGATTACAGCTATTCGACAacacattctaatgggatcaacgcatggttggtagaatgaacgcatcaacgcatctacctcgagaaaagtcaaaagatgatgctgacatttcacctaccatgccattagtggcagaggttcagaaaggactaacacaccgaacgtcagactcagagcagtccaattaatgctgtcagtaaccaagctctataaatagaagccctgtctcttatacacatctagatgtgtataagatgctgacatttcacctaccatgccattagtggcagaggttcagaaaggactaacacaccgaacgtcagactcagagcagtccaattaatgctgtcagtgatccaagctctataaatagaagccgatgaggaGAAATTTAAACTATCCGAGGATGATCCTTGTGAATCGGGGATTTTCCCCgtgatccagacaaactgcgtgagaagatggcttagagttcttcacttctttcatccattccgagtgacgaccggagccttcaacCGGAGCTAGTtctcgagagagtcaactccttcgcccatccatggcaccaccggtagccttgatgcacatccgctggaagcaagtctttgcttccagccggtcatttcatttttcttgcttttttttATACTGTATTGTATAGcatttgtgattaaggaattaataaaatttgttttcaatgcatttctctgttcctttgacttcatctccatcttctttgcttaccatctttactttcattgcaacacttaatGGGATTGATtgggtatcacatacttagtcatgtggattagggatatgaagcatgtagcaacccaccgagaggtgtgtgttgcgcgagtgtgtgagtattcttatttgcttagtgtgaaactactgcaacgcctgtctataggctaacacattgattgtctatgagtgaagtcaacaacaatcaactgcccgggagggtaagtggttggtcgcattaagtaatgtatgcattgttcactagggatagtaacaatcttaggtcagcaaagttcatgtgGTTAACTTGTcctatgagtgcatcattcatcatttaggcatacttgggagagtagtctaaaacacaAATATAAGACTCAgaagagcggattggaacgcataggcaagaatggggagcttagggataagctccgtttgcttcacacagcgtatgcaccctac
Proteins encoded:
- the LOC120067594 gene encoding uncharacterized protein LOC120067594, whose translation is MTVEAYRDLFDKLVPSLSHLPNEVLDETFMNGLATWIKVLCEKFKFKQFKSSMYNAVVNGLAEAFNKTLCNLLKKIVSKLKRDWQEKIKVTQYTLVYGVEVSLLFEREIPSLRIAVQKGLTTEDNAKLCLQKLEALDERRLEAQ